A region of the Cricetulus griseus strain 17A/GY chromosome 7, alternate assembly CriGri-PICRH-1.0, whole genome shotgun sequence genome:
CTTCCAGGGGTCCCCCCTGCTTGGCAAGAAGCATTTGAGAGACAGTGTGAAGGGACACAGCTCAGCTTGTGGCCCAAGAATCCTCCCAGAGACCAAACACCTTTCATATGGGAACAGCTAAAGATCACTTTCACTCACCACTAAGGAGGAATTGGATTGTCTCTCATTCCTCCTAGAGACACCAGGTTTCGGGTGATTTGTGTGACCTATACTTCAACCCCCCTCCCATGGCCAAGATGAGGACAACACTCAGAGGCATACTTCAAGACAATTCCCACCCGCATGTCCCAAGCACAGACACTTCCTAAAAGCTCTGTGGCCGGAGCGGGGATAGCCTTACCTGGGAGAACATGTACCTTTACAAGGACGGCTGGGTCACGAGACCACGAGTCCCAGATAAAGAAAGTTTGGATCTTGCACCAGTAAGATCCAGCGTCGTCTTCGCTGAGGTTCTCCATGGTCACTGTCATGGAGAAGTTCCCAGCGTGGTCTCTCATGGATACCCGGCCACTCTTCTTTACTTCCCCGTTTCCTTTGATTTCCACAATAGTTTTACATTTCGTATCGGACTTCCCTCGACACCAGTATTTAACATGGTCCTTGTATGACTTCCCGTACTGACACTGCACATGGACAGTGCCTCCCACGTAGCCAGACACGGAGCCAGGGCCCGTCAGAGATGAACAACCTGGAAAACATGAGCCTGAGTCTAGGTCTCCTTCCCGATGGGCCCGGAAGTAACTTTTCCTGAGTCTTGGGGAGATCCAGGGAGAGGACCAGAAGGAACATTTGCACTTGGGATCCTAAGCAAATGGGCTGGAGGCTGTAGCAGAGAAACAAGGATAAACCTGTCCCCGTGCGACACCACTGCCAGgcaagactctttttttttttttaatttttgcattttatgtgtgtgacatgcacacccacagaggtcagaagaagacccctggaactagttacagatggttgtgagcctccatgtgggtccaagtctgggtcctctgtgagagcaacaagtgctcttaatcacggAGTCATCTACGCGCTCTGCA
Encoded here:
- the LOC100759375 gene encoding CMRF35-like molecule 2 gives rise to the protein MWLCPALLLLCLQGCSSLTGPGSVSGYVGGTVHVQCQYGKSYKDHVKYWCRGKSDTKCKTIVEIKGNGEVKKSGRVSMRDHAGNFSMTVTMENLSEDDAGSYWCKIQTFFIWDSWSRDPAVLVKVHVLPATTPMATTLAVTTASLPLVNTGHLRISTSESFLLQLWPLLSTIHFQILVLLKLPLFLSMLCAVFWVNRLQKIPGGN